A single genomic interval of Terriglobus albidus harbors:
- a CDS encoding DEAD/DEAH box helicase, whose translation MARTTKDASSPATPAADVLELFHPVTAAWFRAVFEAPTPPQVEGWPAIARGDSTLILAPTGTGKTLTAFLWCLDRLMLQTPPEKQGQGVTVLYLSPLKALAVDVERNLRSPLAGIANQARQMETEFYEPVISVRTGDTSQLERARFRRHPGDILITTPESLYLLLTSEAGEALRSVETVIIDEIHALVPTKRGAHMAMSLERLEALCGRRLQRIGLSATQRPLEEVARFLGGAESRPPVEEAQSQPGGEEPDEAAAGIRFRPVTIVNAGARKRLELRVEVPVEDMARLGEVEDLPSGPASQGPKRTSIWQSIHPRLLEIIRQHESTILFVNARRIAERLAGAINDLAGEQIARAHHGSLAASQRSEIEEMLKEGRLKALVATSSLELGIDMGAVDLVIQIEAPPSVASGLQRIGRAGHTVGAPSSGVIFPKYRADLVACAAVTRAMHEGHVEATRFLRNPLDVLAQQIVAVVSQPPMDAETAEGWRTRRREESPGIGYDALFDLVRGCANFAGLSRTSFDGVLDMLAGRYPSDEFAELRPRVTWDRTANWLLPREGVKRIAILNAGTIPDRGLYGVFLSGERAKPVRVGELDEEMVFESRTGDTFVLGASTWRIDEITHDRVLVSPAPGEPGKMPFWHGDGAGRPLEFGRRIGQLVRELRDMPRPAAVTKLTREHDLDPMAAENVLRYLADQEIATRIVPDDRNLVIERVRDELGDWRVCVLTPFGSRVHAPWAMAATARVKAANGGDVETMWSEDGFVLRFPETDEPPVVEQLLPEPDEAVQLVMRQLGATALFAAKFREAAARALLLPRRRADGRAPLWQQRKRAYDLLAVASRYAEFPMLLEAYRECLRDVFDLPALREILALIARRDLRVHTVDSRTPSPFASALLFSYVANYIYDGDAPLAERRAQALSIDQEQLRELMGDADLRELLDAAAIAETEEQLQLRAEGYRARNADGVHDLLLRLGDLRPSELLERVVSPEIALTVDRLKKSRRVLEISIAGDKRLIAVEDAARYRDALGIPLPPGLPAAFLEKTQDALTDLVRRYARTHGPFTTAEAARRFALPAPQVEATLQRLVQVGRVVEGGFRPEGSHREWCDVEVLRTIRRKSLAKLRKEVEPVEQRVLARFFTNWQGVVTPRRGLDAVLDAVENLQGSPVPASLLEGEILPARIATYKPADLDTLIAAGEVIWVGLEPLGERDGRVGLYLADKLPLLWTPRPVPELTGKELQVVEYLQQRGATFFAQLLEGTGGGYPGDLLDALWSLVWKGLVTNDSLHALRAYSERSTTSRVPARRIHNQQAASGFRSRRTTPPTGQGRWALNAVAFVDPVERATQWSHAMAQQLLARYGIVFRETAHAENLPGGFSAIYDVLKAMEESGKIRRGYFAADLGAVQFALPAGLDLLRTLRNKVQQEEPEMLLLAATDPANPYGSLLRWPAAPDAASTLTRSVGGRVVLCDGALAAYLRRGNPNVQVFLPEEEPARTQMARSLAQFFAAVVGRKEEGDEHRSRAGMLIATVNGVPVAESSIAKALLEAGFVAAPMGFNLRKQLAPVQQFT comes from the coding sequence ATGGCCCGCACGACGAAAGACGCCTCCAGCCCCGCCACCCCCGCAGCCGATGTGCTGGAGCTCTTTCACCCGGTCACGGCAGCGTGGTTCCGCGCCGTCTTTGAGGCGCCGACGCCGCCGCAGGTGGAGGGCTGGCCGGCCATTGCACGCGGCGACTCCACACTGATTCTGGCGCCGACCGGTACCGGTAAAACGTTGACCGCATTCCTCTGGTGTCTGGACCGGCTCATGCTGCAGACGCCTCCCGAAAAGCAAGGGCAGGGTGTGACGGTTCTGTATCTGTCGCCCCTGAAGGCGCTGGCGGTGGATGTCGAACGCAATCTGCGCTCACCGCTGGCAGGCATTGCCAACCAGGCGCGGCAGATGGAGACGGAGTTCTACGAGCCCGTTATCTCCGTGCGTACCGGCGATACCAGCCAATTGGAGCGGGCGCGCTTTCGCCGCCACCCCGGCGACATTCTGATCACGACTCCGGAGTCTCTTTACCTGCTGCTCACGAGTGAGGCGGGAGAGGCGCTGCGGTCCGTCGAGACCGTCATCATCGATGAGATCCATGCTCTCGTTCCCACCAAGCGTGGCGCGCACATGGCGATGTCGCTTGAGCGCTTGGAGGCTCTCTGCGGACGTCGGCTGCAGCGTATTGGCCTCAGTGCGACACAACGGCCGTTGGAGGAAGTGGCGCGGTTCCTGGGGGGAGCAGAGAGTCGCCCGCCGGTGGAAGAGGCGCAATCGCAGCCAGGCGGAGAAGAGCCCGATGAGGCCGCGGCCGGCATACGCTTCCGGCCGGTAACGATCGTCAACGCCGGAGCCCGCAAGCGCCTGGAGCTCCGCGTCGAGGTGCCGGTCGAAGATATGGCCCGTCTAGGCGAGGTGGAAGACCTTCCCAGCGGCCCTGCATCGCAGGGACCGAAGCGCACCAGCATCTGGCAGTCTATCCATCCGCGGCTGTTGGAGATCATCCGTCAGCACGAGTCCACCATTCTCTTCGTCAATGCACGGCGTATCGCCGAGCGCCTCGCGGGCGCGATCAATGATCTTGCAGGAGAGCAGATCGCGCGTGCCCATCACGGCAGTCTGGCTGCGTCACAACGTTCTGAGATTGAGGAGATGTTGAAGGAGGGCCGGCTGAAGGCTCTGGTCGCCACCTCATCGCTCGAGCTTGGCATCGATATGGGCGCCGTGGACCTTGTGATCCAGATCGAGGCTCCGCCCTCGGTCGCCAGCGGCCTGCAGCGCATCGGACGTGCCGGGCATACGGTGGGCGCTCCGTCATCGGGCGTAATCTTTCCCAAGTACAGGGCAGACCTGGTTGCATGTGCGGCAGTGACGCGTGCCATGCATGAAGGCCATGTGGAGGCAACGCGTTTCCTGCGTAATCCGCTGGACGTGCTGGCGCAGCAGATCGTTGCTGTTGTGTCGCAGCCGCCGATGGATGCCGAGACTGCCGAAGGGTGGCGTACGCGCCGCCGCGAGGAGTCGCCCGGCATTGGGTATGACGCGCTTTTCGATCTGGTGCGAGGATGTGCGAACTTTGCCGGGCTCTCGCGTACCAGCTTCGATGGCGTACTCGATATGCTGGCCGGCCGCTATCCTTCGGACGAATTCGCCGAGCTGCGTCCGCGCGTGACCTGGGACCGCACCGCCAACTGGTTGCTGCCGCGCGAGGGCGTAAAGCGCATCGCGATCCTCAATGCAGGCACCATTCCGGACCGCGGCCTCTATGGTGTCTTCCTCTCCGGTGAGCGGGCAAAACCGGTCCGCGTTGGTGAGCTGGATGAAGAGATGGTCTTCGAGTCGCGCACCGGCGACACGTTTGTGCTGGGAGCATCGACGTGGCGAATCGATGAGATTACGCATGACCGAGTGCTGGTTTCTCCAGCCCCGGGAGAGCCAGGCAAGATGCCCTTCTGGCACGGCGATGGAGCAGGGCGTCCGCTGGAGTTCGGCCGCAGGATCGGTCAGCTTGTTCGTGAACTCCGCGATATGCCACGGCCGGCTGCGGTGACAAAGCTGACGCGGGAGCATGATCTCGATCCCATGGCGGCGGAGAACGTACTGCGTTATCTCGCGGATCAGGAGATAGCGACACGTATTGTTCCGGACGATCGTAACCTCGTCATCGAACGCGTGCGGGATGAGCTGGGTGACTGGCGCGTCTGTGTGCTCACTCCATTCGGATCGCGCGTCCACGCGCCTTGGGCCATGGCGGCCACGGCGCGCGTGAAGGCGGCAAACGGCGGCGATGTGGAGACGATGTGGTCTGAGGATGGTTTTGTCCTGCGCTTTCCAGAGACTGATGAGCCTCCTGTCGTGGAGCAGCTTCTGCCGGAGCCGGACGAAGCAGTGCAACTGGTGATGCGTCAGCTCGGAGCAACAGCGTTGTTTGCGGCAAAGTTCCGCGAGGCTGCGGCGCGGGCGCTGCTGTTGCCTCGCCGTCGTGCCGACGGACGGGCTCCGCTGTGGCAGCAGAGGAAACGCGCTTACGACCTGCTGGCGGTGGCATCGCGCTATGCGGAGTTTCCCATGTTGCTGGAGGCATACCGCGAATGCCTGCGCGATGTCTTCGATCTGCCCGCGTTGCGGGAGATCCTCGCACTCATCGCACGCCGCGATCTGCGCGTGCATACGGTTGATTCGCGCACGCCTTCGCCCTTTGCCTCGGCGCTGCTCTTCAGCTATGTGGCGAACTACATCTACGACGGCGATGCTCCGCTGGCCGAGCGCCGTGCACAGGCGCTGTCGATCGACCAGGAACAGCTTCGTGAGCTGATGGGCGATGCCGATCTGCGCGAACTTCTGGACGCGGCGGCCATCGCAGAGACCGAAGAACAGCTTCAGCTCCGCGCCGAAGGATATCGTGCACGCAACGCAGACGGTGTGCATGATCTGCTGCTGCGGCTTGGTGATCTGCGGCCATCGGAACTGCTGGAGCGTGTGGTCTCGCCCGAGATCGCGCTGACGGTGGACCGGCTGAAGAAATCGCGGCGCGTGCTGGAGATCAGCATCGCCGGCGACAAGCGCCTCATCGCGGTGGAGGATGCTGCGCGGTATCGCGATGCGCTCGGTATCCCGCTACCGCCGGGACTTCCGGCGGCATTCTTAGAAAAGACGCAGGATGCGCTGACAGATCTGGTCCGCCGCTATGCCCGCACGCATGGACCCTTCACGACTGCGGAAGCTGCACGGCGGTTTGCTCTGCCGGCTCCCCAGGTCGAGGCGACACTGCAGCGTCTGGTGCAGGTGGGGCGCGTCGTAGAGGGCGGCTTCCGCCCTGAAGGATCGCATCGTGAGTGGTGCGATGTTGAGGTACTGCGCACCATCCGCCGCAAGTCTCTGGCGAAGCTGCGTAAAGAAGTTGAGCCGGTGGAACAACGCGTACTGGCGCGCTTCTTCACGAATTGGCAGGGAGTTGTCACACCGCGCCGCGGTCTCGATGCGGTGCTGGATGCGGTTGAGAATCTACAGGGCTCTCCTGTACCGGCATCACTGTTGGAGGGAGAGATTCTTCCCGCACGCATCGCGACATACAAGCCTGCCGATCTCGACACGCTGATCGCTGCGGGAGAGGTGATCTGGGTCGGACTGGAGCCGTTAGGGGAGCGTGATGGCCGTGTCGGCCTCTACCTCGCCGACAAGCTGCCGCTGTTGTGGACGCCGCGGCCCGTGCCGGAGCTAACGGGCAAAGAGCTGCAGGTCGTTGAATATCTGCAGCAGCGCGGAGCAACCTTCTTCGCGCAACTGCTGGAAGGGACCGGCGGAGGATATCCCGGCGATCTTCTCGATGCATTGTGGTCGCTGGTTTGGAAGGGACTGGTGACGAACGATTCACTGCACGCGCTGCGTGCCTACAGCGAACGGTCCACGACCTCGCGAGTGCCGGCGCGCCGCATCCATAACCAGCAGGCTGCTTCCGGTTTCCGATCGCGACGGACGACTCCGCCAACAGGGCAAGGGCGATGGGCGCTGAACGCGGTTGCCTTTGTCGATCCAGTGGAGCGAGCGACGCAGTGGTCGCATGCCATGGCGCAGCAGCTCCTGGCGCGATACGGCATCGTCTTCCGCGAGACAGCGCATGCGGAGAATCTGCCCGGAGGTTTCTCGGCGATCTATGACGTGTTGAAGGCGATGGAGGAATCGGGCAAAATTCGCCGTGGCTACTTCGCTGCAGATCTCGGCGCGGTGCAGTTCGCACTACCGGCCGGGTTGGATCTACTGCGTACCCTGCGCAACAAGGTGCAGCAGGAAGAGCCCGAGA
- the cdd gene encoding cytidine deaminase: MTTAPKPHASGLDHELIEQLHTLAQRVARNSYSPYSKFKVGAAVLLSDGSIHVGCNVENASYRLTCCAEQSAISSAVSHKGPEIKIRAVSVTNLNGAASMPCGACRQTLLEFGDTETWIFFPGLDGVAASAPLSALIPFGFKLAHD; this comes from the coding sequence ATGACGACAGCTCCGAAACCGCACGCCTCCGGCCTGGACCATGAACTGATTGAGCAACTCCACACGCTCGCCCAGCGCGTCGCGCGGAACTCTTATTCCCCGTACTCGAAGTTCAAGGTGGGAGCGGCGGTGCTTCTCTCTGACGGCTCCATTCATGTGGGTTGCAATGTAGAAAACGCGTCGTACCGGCTAACCTGCTGCGCCGAGCAAAGCGCCATCTCCTCGGCGGTGTCGCACAAGGGACCAGAGATCAAGATCCGCGCCGTCTCTGTCACTAACCTGAACGGTGCGGCCAGCATGCCCTGCGGCGCCTGCCGCCAGACTCTGTTGGAGTTCGGCGACACCGAGACCTGGATCTTCTTCCCCGGTCTTGATGGAGTGGCCGCCTCAGCGCCGTTATCCGCCCTGATTCCCTTCGGCTTCAAACTCGCCCACGACTAG
- a CDS encoding thymidine phosphorylase, with amino-acid sequence MSEHLHPIDIILAKRDGKELSGEQIENFIADVVSGDVTDARLAAFLMAVFQRGLTRTELAYLTSAMRFSGEVFDAAISRGTNVDKHSTGGIGDKTSLLLAPIAAAAGLCVPMISGRSLGHSGGTLDKLETIPGYNTQLTMEQFGEVIRKAGCSIIGQTERLVPADRILYAMRDHTGTVESPYLICASIMSKKLAAGLNALVLDVKTGSGAFMKKVEDAEFLASLLVSTGELAGTKTGALLTTVDQPLGRFSGNWIEVWECVDIMKGIRHPFSEDLIELTIGLAGQMLFLGGKAGSAEEGERLSKELLENGKAWEHWVLMVEAHGGDVRVFENPAAFHKPAATRTLTAKRSGYLASMNCTQVGWAIQRLGAGRERPGDPVSADAGLTMHAKLGDYLKEGDPLVTIFAASTSKIDGPAEMLIETMEISDEKPQVRPLILKPITAADVK; translated from the coding sequence ATGTCTGAACATCTTCATCCCATTGACATCATCCTTGCCAAGCGCGACGGCAAGGAATTGAGCGGCGAACAGATCGAAAACTTCATCGCCGACGTTGTATCCGGTGACGTCACCGACGCCCGGCTCGCCGCCTTTCTGATGGCAGTCTTTCAGCGCGGTCTCACCCGCACCGAGCTTGCCTATCTGACCAGCGCCATGCGTTTTTCCGGCGAGGTCTTCGACGCCGCCATCTCGCGCGGGACCAATGTCGATAAGCACTCCACCGGCGGTATCGGTGACAAGACATCGCTGCTGCTGGCGCCCATTGCGGCCGCCGCGGGCCTGTGTGTCCCGATGATCTCGGGCCGCTCGCTGGGACACTCCGGTGGGACCCTGGACAAGCTTGAGACCATTCCCGGCTACAACACGCAGCTCACCATGGAACAGTTCGGTGAGGTCATCCGCAAGGCCGGCTGCTCCATCATCGGGCAGACCGAACGCCTGGTCCCCGCCGACCGCATCCTCTACGCCATGCGCGACCACACCGGCACGGTGGAATCGCCCTATCTGATCTGCGCCAGCATCATGAGCAAGAAGCTCGCTGCCGGCCTCAATGCGTTGGTGCTGGACGTAAAGACCGGCTCCGGCGCCTTCATGAAGAAGGTCGAGGACGCGGAGTTTCTGGCCAGCCTTCTGGTCTCGACCGGTGAGCTCGCCGGCACAAAGACCGGTGCTCTGCTCACGACCGTCGATCAGCCATTGGGCCGTTTCAGCGGCAACTGGATTGAGGTGTGGGAGTGCGTGGACATCATGAAAGGTATTCGCCACCCCTTTAGCGAAGACCTCATCGAGTTGACGATTGGCCTCGCCGGACAGATGCTCTTCCTCGGCGGGAAGGCAGGTTCCGCGGAAGAGGGCGAACGCCTCAGCAAGGAACTGCTGGAGAACGGCAAGGCTTGGGAGCACTGGGTACTGATGGTAGAAGCCCATGGTGGCGATGTCCGCGTCTTCGAGAATCCAGCAGCCTTCCACAAGCCAGCCGCCACCCGCACCCTGACAGCAAAGCGTAGCGGCTACCTGGCATCGATGAATTGCACGCAGGTCGGCTGGGCGATCCAGCGTCTGGGCGCCGGACGCGAACGGCCAGGTGACCCGGTCAGCGCCGATGCCGGCCTGACGATGCACGCCAAACTCGGTGACTACCTGAAGGAAGGCGATCCACTAGTGACCATCTTCGCGGCCAGCACTTCGAAGATCGATGGTCCAGCTGAGATGCTGATCGAGACCATGGAGATCAGCGACGAGAAGCCGCAGGTGCGTCCGCTCATTCTGAAACCAATTACCGCGGCTGATGTGAAGTAG